One stretch of Halobacillus litoralis DNA includes these proteins:
- a CDS encoding cation diffusion facilitator family transporter codes for MGHHHHHHIDSTTGKIKTAFFLNLFFTIIELIGGLLTNSMAILSDALHDLGDSLSLGLAWFLQKFSRKEQSDHFSFGYRRFSLLAALINSVVLIVGSVFILTEAVPRLLNPEQPNAGGMIALSILGILVNGAAVFRLKGGDSMNQKVMTWHLLEDVLGWVAVLVVSIVMLFFDVPILDPIASIGITLFILYNVVKNLIQTMRLFLEGVPSGVDLEVLSRKINNLTDVQSTHHTHLWSMDGENHAFSTHIVVRAEATKEEICKVKEEVKEILHPISLEHITLEIEYEDEPCSLQ; via the coding sequence ATGGGACATCATCACCACCATCATATCGATTCAACAACCGGTAAAATTAAAACCGCTTTTTTCCTGAATTTATTTTTTACAATTATTGAATTGATCGGTGGTTTATTAACAAATAGTATGGCCATTCTTTCCGATGCTTTACACGACCTTGGGGATTCTCTTTCTCTCGGGCTCGCCTGGTTTTTACAGAAGTTTTCGCGTAAAGAACAATCGGATCATTTTTCATTCGGATATCGGCGGTTCTCGCTTTTAGCGGCTTTGATCAACAGCGTAGTACTGATTGTTGGGTCTGTCTTTATTTTGACCGAGGCTGTCCCTCGGCTCTTGAACCCCGAGCAGCCGAACGCAGGAGGAATGATCGCTCTTTCCATCTTAGGAATTCTCGTTAACGGTGCAGCTGTTTTCCGGCTCAAAGGTGGAGACTCTATGAACCAGAAAGTCATGACCTGGCACCTTCTTGAGGATGTTCTAGGTTGGGTAGCCGTCCTTGTGGTCAGTATCGTCATGTTGTTTTTTGATGTGCCGATTTTGGATCCAATCGCTTCGATTGGTATTACCTTATTTATTTTATATAATGTGGTGAAAAATCTTATCCAGACGATGCGCCTCTTTCTCGAAGGTGTGCCATCGGGGGTTGACCTTGAGGTGCTTTCACGAAAAATTAACAATTTGACTGATGTTCAATCCACTCATCACACCCACCTCTGGTCAATGGATGGAGAAAATCATGCCTTTTCCACTCACATCGTCGTGCGGGCAGAAGCAACAAAGGAAGAGATATGCAAAGTGAAAGAAGAGGTCAAAGAAATCTTACATCCTATTTCACTTGAGCACATCACTCTGGAAATCGAATATGAAGACGAACCTTGTTCCCTTCAATAA
- a CDS encoding pyridoxamine 5'-phosphate oxidase family protein, whose amino-acid sequence MNQEELKKKIHKVMEQHKVGTLATVKNNKPHSRYMTFWNDDDFTFYTPTNRETHKADEIDANPHVHILLGYEGEGYGDSYLEVEGQAKIREDQDIKDKLWNDHMDRWFDGKEDPEYVVLEIMPENIRYMNQGQDTPERLDL is encoded by the coding sequence TTGAATCAAGAAGAATTGAAAAAGAAGATCCACAAAGTCATGGAGCAACATAAAGTTGGTACGCTTGCCACAGTGAAAAATAATAAACCTCATTCGCGGTATATGACTTTTTGGAACGATGATGATTTCACTTTCTACACACCAACGAACAGAGAAACACATAAAGCAGATGAAATTGACGCAAACCCACATGTTCATATCCTTCTCGGATACGAAGGGGAAGGCTATGGGGATTCGTATTTAGAAGTCGAAGGACAGGCGAAGATTCGTGAAGACCAGGATATTAAAGACAAGTTATGGAATGACCACATGGATCGATGGTTCGATGGCAAAGAGGACCCTGAGTATGTGGTGCTTGAAATCATGCCTGAAAATATACGCTATATGAATCAAGGGCAAGACACACCTGAACGTCTTGATTTGTAA
- a CDS encoding alpha/beta fold hydrolase: MLWKKWAPILMGSLLIGLLFFMINSRPGSSEPVDREDIVPTLFIHGYKGGPRSFETMMDRMQNLQWGQKHMTVYVSSRGDLTIQGDFDETPNPFIQVLFENNRASIYNQTHWLSEIMRRLKADYNIQQVNLVGHSMGGLASVNYLLSDHHYSVPRVEKLSVIASPFKGIEKEGYFASNYGAATTDLRPNSEALKQMLQNKDQFPNDVDVFAIAGVINSNDSESKHWDGLVHASSVSGLEEIVPFGKYEEKRLYNPLATHSGLHELEEVDQLLKEFLWTEEGE; the protein is encoded by the coding sequence ATGCTATGGAAAAAATGGGCGCCGATCTTGATGGGCTCCCTACTGATTGGCCTGCTCTTTTTTATGATCAACTCTAGACCCGGAAGTTCCGAACCTGTGGATCGCGAAGACATTGTACCCACCCTATTCATACATGGCTATAAAGGTGGACCGCGAAGCTTCGAAACGATGATGGACCGGATGCAGAACTTACAATGGGGACAGAAGCATATGACGGTTTATGTCTCCAGCCGTGGAGACCTCACTATCCAAGGTGATTTTGATGAAACGCCCAATCCGTTCATCCAAGTGCTTTTTGAAAACAATCGTGCAAGTATCTATAATCAGACCCATTGGCTTTCAGAAATCATGCGGCGGTTAAAAGCCGATTACAATATCCAACAAGTGAACCTCGTCGGTCATTCGATGGGAGGTCTCGCATCAGTCAATTATTTACTGAGCGATCATCACTATTCTGTTCCTCGAGTAGAGAAACTGTCCGTCATTGCAAGCCCTTTTAAAGGCATTGAAAAAGAAGGCTACTTCGCATCCAATTACGGAGCAGCAACAACTGACCTTCGGCCGAATTCTGAAGCTTTAAAACAGATGTTGCAAAACAAAGATCAGTTCCCGAATGATGTGGATGTATTCGCTATAGCTGGTGTGATCAATAGCAATGACTCTGAATCCAAGCATTGGGACGGTCTTGTCCATGCCTCAAGTGTAAGTGGACTGGAAGAGATCGTCCCCTTTGGGAAGTATGAGGAAAAGCGCCTCTACAACCCACTGGCCACACATTCCGGACTGCACGAACTAGAAGAAGTCGACCAACTACTCAAAGAATTCCTCTGGACTGAGGAAGGCGAATAA
- a CDS encoding class I SAM-dependent methyltransferase, with translation MWNSKSREMWDDGSRCTIIPFMTKHISKGKVADLGCGDGYGSYLLYKAGFDVTGLDLSEDMVMRANERVNDERISFVQGDLTDLPFEGESFDAAMAINSLEWTEVPYKGLEEMKRILKPGGRLCVGLLGPTAMPRINSYRRVYGEEVICNTMMPWELQKMAEETGWTYVEGQGVYKRGVEDHHTAELDEELKQALTFMWIFIFEKQ, from the coding sequence ATGTGGAATTCAAAAAGTAGAGAGATGTGGGATGATGGAAGCAGGTGCACAATCATTCCTTTTATGACAAAGCATATATCGAAAGGGAAGGTCGCTGATTTAGGGTGCGGAGATGGTTATGGTTCGTATCTGCTTTACAAAGCAGGTTTTGACGTCACGGGGCTCGATTTGTCAGAGGACATGGTGATGCGCGCCAATGAGCGAGTGAATGATGAGCGGATCTCATTTGTTCAAGGGGATTTGACAGACCTGCCGTTTGAGGGCGAATCTTTTGATGCGGCGATGGCGATCAATTCACTCGAATGGACAGAAGTCCCGTACAAGGGTCTGGAAGAGATGAAGCGGATCTTGAAACCAGGAGGCCGTTTATGTGTCGGCCTACTTGGACCTACAGCGATGCCACGTATCAATAGTTATCGCAGGGTATATGGAGAAGAAGTTATTTGTAATACGATGATGCCGTGGGAGCTTCAAAAAATGGCAGAAGAAACTGGATGGACCTATGTAGAAGGTCAAGGAGTCTACAAACGCGGGGTGGAAGACCATCACACCGCGGAGCTGGATGAAGAATTAAAACAAGCCTTAACCTTCATGTGGATCTTCATCTTCGAAAAACAATAA
- a CDS encoding ribonucleoside-diphosphate reductase subunit alpha: protein METITRSKSWPERIKHWEADFPHLNVQRLIDKSPDLKNDKHAVILECLAEIDETSPDWTYVASRIHLEDMYEESAHNRSTPGPYEDFYGLIQTLVEKNIYSKNLLTYYTKKEIEELESCIAPDRDHLFTYIGLKTLSDRYLAKSKAKEVYELPQERFMIIAMVLMAEEKGSKRLPLIKEAYWALSHLYMTVATPTLANAGKRYGQLSSCFIDTIDDSLQSIYDTNTDIANLSKHGGGIGVYLGKIRSRGSDIRGFKGVSSGILPWMKQLNNTAVSVDQLGQRQGAVAVYLDVWHKDIFPFLDSRLNNGDERQRTHDLFTGVSIPDLFMEAVENREDWYLFDPHEIRTVMGYSLEDYFDEKKGAGSFREKYAACVAHPDLSKEKVPAIEIMKRIMIGQLETGTPYMFYRDEVNRMNPNSHAGMVYCSNLCTEITQNQKPTIQDEQYVEDGKIISVKTPGDFVVCNLSSINLGRAVTNGVLKRLISIQVRMLDNVIDRNTIPVLQAQLTNQSYRGVGLGTFGWAHLLAKKKIDWESEEALDYTKEVYEAVAYHAIEASSDLAAEKGSYPLFEGSDWQTGGFFIKRTFDQEGTWNWKVLQHKVSKNGMRNGYLMAVAPNSSTSLIAGSTASIDPIFKKFYSEEKKDYKIPVTAPELTHETYGYYPSAYDVDQHASIRQNSIRQKFIDQSVSFNLYVRNNIQAKELLDLHLSAWKHGLKTTYYTRSTSSQGEFDDCEVCSS from the coding sequence ATGGAAACCATAACGAGAAGCAAGTCCTGGCCAGAGAGAATTAAACATTGGGAAGCAGACTTCCCCCATTTGAATGTCCAACGACTTATTGATAAGTCCCCCGACCTTAAGAATGACAAACATGCAGTCATATTAGAATGTTTGGCGGAAATCGATGAAACGAGCCCGGATTGGACGTATGTAGCGAGTCGGATCCATTTGGAGGACATGTATGAAGAGTCCGCGCACAATCGATCCACACCTGGACCTTATGAGGACTTCTACGGACTGATCCAAACGTTGGTCGAAAAGAATATTTACAGCAAGAATCTCCTTACATACTACACCAAAAAGGAGATTGAAGAATTGGAGTCCTGCATCGCACCTGATCGCGATCATCTCTTCACATATATTGGATTGAAGACTTTAAGCGACCGCTACCTTGCCAAAAGCAAAGCTAAAGAAGTTTATGAACTTCCACAAGAACGTTTCATGATCATCGCTATGGTATTAATGGCGGAAGAAAAAGGATCGAAGCGCCTTCCTCTTATCAAAGAAGCGTATTGGGCACTGAGTCATTTGTACATGACTGTCGCTACCCCTACCCTCGCCAATGCTGGAAAAAGATATGGACAGCTTAGTTCCTGTTTCATCGACACCATCGATGATTCCCTACAGTCGATTTATGATACCAATACCGACATCGCCAACCTGAGTAAGCACGGAGGAGGTATCGGGGTGTACCTAGGAAAAATCAGAAGCCGTGGAAGTGACATCCGTGGATTCAAAGGTGTCTCATCAGGAATTCTCCCATGGATGAAACAGCTCAACAACACGGCTGTCAGCGTGGATCAACTGGGGCAGCGTCAGGGAGCGGTCGCTGTATACTTAGATGTATGGCATAAAGATATCTTCCCTTTCCTGGACAGCCGGTTGAATAACGGGGATGAACGCCAGCGAACTCACGACCTTTTCACAGGAGTATCCATCCCCGACCTCTTTATGGAGGCAGTGGAAAACCGTGAGGACTGGTATTTATTCGACCCTCACGAAATCCGCACCGTCATGGGCTACTCACTGGAAGACTACTTTGATGAAAAGAAAGGGGCAGGATCCTTCCGGGAGAAATATGCCGCCTGCGTCGCCCATCCTGACCTTTCTAAGGAGAAAGTGCCTGCGATCGAAATTATGAAGCGCATCATGATTGGTCAGCTTGAAACAGGGACACCGTATATGTTTTACAGGGATGAAGTCAATCGCATGAATCCGAACAGCCACGCGGGTATGGTTTATTGCAGCAACCTTTGTACAGAAATCACCCAGAACCAAAAGCCGACCATCCAGGATGAACAATACGTGGAAGACGGTAAAATCATTTCCGTGAAGACACCAGGGGATTTCGTTGTTTGTAACTTGTCGAGCATCAATCTCGGTCGTGCCGTCACGAATGGCGTCCTGAAGCGCTTGATTTCAATTCAAGTTCGTATGCTGGATAACGTCATCGACCGAAATACCATTCCCGTTTTACAAGCACAACTCACGAACCAATCTTACCGTGGGGTTGGGCTCGGTACCTTCGGGTGGGCCCACCTTCTGGCCAAAAAGAAGATCGACTGGGAATCAGAGGAAGCGCTAGACTATACGAAGGAAGTATATGAAGCCGTAGCCTATCATGCCATTGAAGCAAGTTCAGATTTAGCTGCTGAAAAAGGAAGCTACCCTCTATTCGAAGGGTCAGACTGGCAGACGGGAGGATTTTTCATTAAACGAACGTTTGACCAAGAAGGCACGTGGAACTGGAAAGTCTTGCAGCACAAGGTGTCCAAGAATGGAATGAGAAATGGATACTTGATGGCTGTGGCACCGAACTCAAGTACATCTCTTATCGCAGGTAGCACAGCCAGTATTGATCCGATATTTAAAAAGTTTTATTCCGAAGAGAAAAAAGATTACAAGATTCCTGTCACCGCACCTGAGTTAACTCATGAAACCTATGGGTATTACCCATCCGCCTACGATGTCGACCAGCACGCATCTATCAGGCAGAACAGCATTCGGCAAAAATTCATCGATCAATCCGTCTCGTTTAACCTCTATGTACGGAACAACATCCAGGCGAAAGAGCTCTTGGATTTGCACTTATCCGCATGGAAACACGGATTGAAAACGACCTACTATACACGATCAACATCCAGCCAAGGAGAATTTGATGATTGTGAAGTTTGTTCATCGTAA
- a CDS encoding ribonucleotide-diphosphate reductase subunit beta produces the protein MTLSIQKRKLVDYEAPNASTGVINGKSSNILNWDNTRYSWAYPMYKTMLSNFWIPNEINMSNDLKQWPDLSEQEQTAFKKIIGLLAFLDSIQTDYSGKIADYLTDSSLSALMQVLAFQEVVHNQSYSYVLSTLVDQGEQEKIFEYWKHDEVLKERNTFITDGYQAFGNDPSVDSFLKSMVYDVVLEGLFFYAGFAFFYNLARNQKMVSTSTMINYINRDEQIHVSLFGHIFNETLNENPELDPDYYRTFVTNTFKKAADLEIKWARHLIGDQFPGIPIQDLEDYICYIANKRCRLLGAEKPFPSYTENPLKWIRAYQEVDEGKSDFFEQKSRQYTKVSETNGFDDL, from the coding sequence ATGACGTTATCGATACAAAAAAGAAAGCTCGTCGATTATGAAGCACCAAATGCCTCGACAGGCGTGATTAACGGTAAAAGTTCGAACATCTTAAATTGGGATAATACCCGCTACTCATGGGCCTATCCGATGTATAAGACAATGCTCTCTAATTTTTGGATCCCTAATGAAATCAACATGAGCAACGACTTGAAACAGTGGCCCGATCTCTCAGAGCAGGAGCAGACCGCATTCAAGAAAATCATCGGACTGCTCGCTTTCTTGGATTCCATCCAAACCGATTATTCAGGAAAAATCGCGGACTACCTGACCGATTCGAGTCTCTCTGCCTTAATGCAAGTGCTCGCTTTTCAGGAAGTTGTCCATAACCAATCCTACTCTTACGTTCTCTCCACGCTCGTCGATCAAGGAGAACAGGAGAAAATTTTTGAATACTGGAAACATGATGAAGTACTCAAAGAACGCAACACTTTTATTACCGATGGATACCAGGCCTTCGGTAATGATCCTTCCGTGGACAGTTTTCTGAAGTCCATGGTTTATGATGTCGTACTTGAGGGCCTCTTCTTTTATGCCGGCTTTGCCTTTTTCTATAATCTAGCCAGGAATCAGAAAATGGTCTCGACAAGTACGATGATCAACTACATCAATCGAGATGAACAAATCCATGTCAGCTTGTTTGGACATATATTTAACGAAACCTTAAACGAAAACCCAGAGTTGGATCCTGACTACTACCGGACGTTCGTGACCAATACGTTCAAAAAAGCGGCTGATTTAGAAATCAAATGGGCACGCCACCTGATTGGGGATCAATTCCCAGGTATTCCGATCCAAGACCTGGAAGACTATATCTGTTACATCGCCAACAAACGCTGCAGATTGCTGGGGGCAGAAAAGCCGTTCCCTTCCTATACAGAAAACCCATTGAAATGGATCCGTGCCTACCAGGAAGTCGATGAAGGAAAATCAGACTTCTTCGAACAAAAATCACGTCAGTACACCAAAGTATCCGAAACCAACGGCTTCGACGACCTATGA
- a CDS encoding ammonium transporter yields the protein MRKIVPLFLFALLGFPVVASAETAISAEAVLQSVDMVWVMIAAFLVFFMHAGFAMVESGFTRSKNALNILMKNFMTMSIAAVLYFVVGYGIMFGTSGGGIIGIDGFLLSGQEDQIGFFVFQAVFAATCATIISGAVAERMKLGSYLLLTVVMTGFIYPVVGHWVWGGGWLSELGFVDFAGSTVVHLTGALGAIVTVMFLGPRLGKYSGKKVNVIPGHNIPLGALGVFILWFGWFGFNGGSTLAADPSLVPSVIATTLLSASAGIISSAFYSYAKFKRIDASLTLNGALAGLVGITAGTANVSLIGALAIGLIAGIILVESVQFLDRVVRIDDPVGAIAVHGICGIWGTIAVGLFAVEGGLFYGGGAGLLGIQAIGVLSVIAWTALTTAVVVFIVKSTVGIRVSRQEEISGLDFSEHGSQAYETSRGIFNENINPSTDGDFGVGLLHRLDGLNSESQPKTKAPTETKTAQ from the coding sequence ATGAGAAAAATCGTTCCTTTGTTCTTATTCGCACTCCTTGGATTCCCGGTTGTTGCAAGCGCTGAAACAGCGATATCTGCAGAAGCTGTTCTGCAGTCCGTCGACATGGTTTGGGTCATGATTGCCGCTTTCTTAGTATTCTTCATGCACGCAGGCTTCGCCATGGTCGAATCTGGATTCACTCGTTCAAAGAATGCCTTGAACATCCTGATGAAGAACTTCATGACGATGTCCATCGCTGCCGTCCTTTATTTTGTCGTTGGTTACGGTATTATGTTTGGTACTTCTGGCGGGGGCATCATTGGAATTGATGGGTTCCTTCTAAGCGGTCAAGAAGACCAAATCGGGTTCTTCGTGTTTCAAGCGGTGTTCGCTGCCACGTGTGCAACGATCATTTCCGGTGCTGTGGCAGAACGGATGAAACTTGGCTCCTATCTTCTACTTACGGTGGTTATGACAGGCTTCATTTATCCTGTTGTAGGTCACTGGGTTTGGGGTGGAGGATGGCTATCCGAGCTCGGTTTTGTTGATTTTGCAGGCTCCACAGTCGTTCACTTAACAGGTGCACTAGGTGCTATCGTCACTGTGATGTTCTTAGGACCACGTCTTGGGAAATACAGTGGCAAGAAAGTAAACGTTATTCCAGGTCATAACATCCCTTTAGGGGCTCTTGGTGTCTTCATCCTTTGGTTCGGCTGGTTCGGATTTAACGGCGGAAGTACACTGGCGGCCGATCCGTCTCTTGTTCCATCCGTTATCGCAACCACTCTGTTGTCTGCTTCAGCAGGAATCATTAGCTCCGCCTTCTATTCTTACGCAAAGTTCAAACGCATTGACGCTTCCCTTACGTTAAATGGGGCTCTCGCGGGCTTAGTAGGAATCACAGCAGGAACAGCCAACGTTTCCTTAATCGGGGCTCTTGCCATAGGTTTGATCGCTGGTATCATCTTAGTAGAATCCGTTCAGTTTCTTGATCGAGTTGTTCGCATTGATGACCCCGTCGGCGCTATCGCTGTTCACGGAATCTGCGGCATCTGGGGTACAATCGCTGTTGGACTTTTCGCTGTTGAAGGTGGTCTCTTCTACGGTGGTGGCGCAGGTCTTCTTGGCATTCAGGCCATCGGCGTCCTTTCTGTCATCGCTTGGACGGCGCTCACAACAGCAGTCGTTGTATTTATCGTTAAAAGTACGGTCGGCATCCGCGTTTCAAGACAAGAAGAAATATCCGGTCTCGACTTCTCCGAACACGGATCTCAGGCCTACGAAACAAGCCGTGGTATTTTCAACGAAAACATCAACCCAAGCACAGACGGCGATTTCGGTGTCGGATTACTCCACAGACTCGACGGTTTGAATTCTGAGTCTCAACCAAAGACAAAAGCACCTACAGAGACAAAGACAGCACAATAA
- a CDS encoding putative holin-like toxin, producing MSTYESLMIMLAFGTFIITLLALIIKMNNKK from the coding sequence ATGAGCACATATGAATCCCTTATGATCATGTTAGCGTTCGGAACGTTCATCATTACGCTCCTTGCGCTCATCATAAAAATGAATAATAAAAAATAG
- a CDS encoding YndJ family transporter → MQRPGRWLAVAGFFLWLIWKFSFSIEWLEFSIGFSLFVLVPLLLEEAVKDSRENRAAHWLWQCLLCLLPFSVSGVLSLSMQAGWEAAVWGLIWFIYTLSVAVGGVWRFLLRQGARVEELSIDAGFLYLAIAGLFLFFSRLPIKNFGSLSMREWIVLALFFHGVVFLLAVITGFFGRYRKEMAVKHKKQIDLPYRFLVIAVLVSPVIGFFSLLYGTEAIILSVVIFSFLLVWMCLWWFWLSVEFKPWVQTALILTSFMGFSIVGSALWKGLSIGRLSSVGMLATIPPYGFFSALLFSWLIVFAWRGVHKPQRIIPESD, encoded by the coding sequence ATGCAAAGACCTGGACGTTGGCTTGCTGTTGCGGGATTTTTCTTGTGGCTGATATGGAAATTCTCCTTTTCTATTGAGTGGCTGGAATTTTCGATAGGGTTCAGTTTGTTTGTCCTCGTTCCACTTTTACTTGAAGAAGCAGTCAAAGATTCTCGTGAAAACCGAGCGGCTCATTGGCTGTGGCAGTGTCTCTTATGTTTGCTCCCTTTTTCCGTATCAGGTGTGCTTTCTTTATCCATGCAGGCAGGTTGGGAAGCGGCGGTTTGGGGATTGATTTGGTTTATTTATACATTATCTGTGGCAGTGGGAGGCGTTTGGCGCTTTCTTCTGCGTCAAGGGGCAAGGGTGGAGGAGTTGAGCATTGATGCCGGCTTTCTTTATTTAGCGATCGCTGGTCTTTTCCTATTTTTCTCCCGCCTCCCTATAAAAAATTTCGGTTCACTCTCGATGCGGGAATGGATTGTATTGGCTTTGTTCTTTCATGGGGTCGTCTTTTTATTGGCAGTGATTACCGGTTTCTTTGGTCGGTATCGAAAAGAGATGGCAGTTAAGCACAAAAAGCAAATCGACCTTCCTTACCGTTTTTTAGTGATCGCGGTTCTCGTCAGTCCAGTAATCGGTTTCTTCAGTCTCTTGTATGGAACGGAAGCCATCATACTTTCTGTCGTCATCTTTTCATTTTTGCTTGTCTGGATGTGCCTGTGGTGGTTTTGGTTATCTGTTGAGTTTAAGCCATGGGTACAAACAGCGTTGATTTTGACGAGCTTTATGGGATTCAGTATCGTAGGTAGTGCGTTGTGGAAAGGGTTGAGTATCGGCCGCTTGAGTAGTGTGGGCATGCTTGCGACCATTCCGCCGTATGGGTTCTTTTCTGCTTTACTCTTTTCGTGGCTGATCGTTTTTGCGTGGCGGGGTGTACATAAACCCCAACGAATCATACCCGAGAGTGATTAA
- a CDS encoding sigma-70 family RNA polymerase sigma factor, translated as MIRNQRSQSTYEPEEHGEEQLEEWIQEYGHDLKWLAYSYVKDYAIAEDITQETFIKAYQKYASFKKESTIKTWLYKITINLCKDYLKSSYMKRVVKKGTELFRSIPSTKETPEEFVLQQDEDETLLAHVLKLEDKYREIIILYYFEEFDINELANVLNTSPNTVKTRLRRARQLLQERLTSEGSSQSE; from the coding sequence TTGATACGCAACCAACGCTCACAATCTACATATGAACCCGAAGAACACGGTGAGGAACAGCTGGAAGAATGGATTCAAGAATACGGCCACGATTTAAAATGGCTCGCTTATTCGTATGTAAAAGATTATGCAATTGCAGAAGATATCACTCAAGAAACGTTTATTAAAGCATACCAGAAATATGCCAGTTTCAAAAAAGAATCTACGATAAAAACATGGTTATACAAAATCACCATTAACTTGTGTAAGGATTATTTAAAAAGCTCATACATGAAAAGAGTCGTCAAAAAAGGCACGGAGCTATTCCGTTCCATCCCTTCAACTAAGGAGACGCCGGAAGAATTCGTGCTACAGCAGGATGAAGATGAGACACTGCTTGCTCATGTACTGAAACTTGAAGACAAATACAGAGAAATCATCATTTTATATTACTTTGAAGAGTTCGACATTAATGAATTGGCGAACGTGCTGAACACAAGTCCGAACACAGTAAAGACTCGTTTAAGACGCGCACGTCAACTACTGCAAGAAAGGTTAACATCGGAAGGGAGTTCCCAGAGTGAGTGA
- a CDS encoding uracil-DNA glycosylase family protein: MKPDIIIALGGVAYERLTGDKGKISDVVGEAIRTPVQKEEDGRYEKTEKEYTVVPLYHPAAVFYNPKIKEDIYRSLDRLKSYLEDDEE, encoded by the coding sequence ATGAAACCTGATATCATTATCGCACTTGGAGGGGTGGCCTACGAACGGTTGACCGGTGACAAAGGGAAAATCAGTGATGTCGTTGGTGAAGCGATCCGCACACCTGTGCAGAAGGAAGAAGATGGTCGGTATGAAAAGACAGAGAAGGAATATACCGTCGTTCCCCTCTATCATCCAGCGGCTGTTTTTTATAATCCGAAGATCAAGGAAGATATCTATCGGTCACTGGATCGATTGAAAAGTTATTTGGAGGATGATGAGGAGTAG
- a CDS encoding uracil-DNA glycosylase family protein — MDWPERLVNEAKKRIEPYDVEGFVLGKGDDRGRIMIVGEAPGENEAVKGEPFIGRAGDELDKQLDYLGLSREDVYITSVVRSRPYKWVKTNKKGMGGQTKSQSKTKPKRNLCSCEAARLPN; from the coding sequence ATGGATTGGCCTGAACGTTTAGTAAATGAAGCGAAAAAGAGAATAGAGCCTTATGATGTAGAAGGTTTCGTACTTGGAAAAGGTGACGATCGTGGCAGGATCATGATCGTCGGCGAAGCGCCTGGTGAAAATGAAGCGGTTAAGGGGGAGCCCTTTATTGGAAGGGCGGGCGATGAACTGGATAAACAGCTCGACTATCTCGGTTTATCAAGAGAAGATGTTTACATCACAAGTGTAGTGAGAAGTCGGCCCTACAAATGGGTGAAGACGAACAAAAAGGGGATGGGGGGGCAAACGAAAAGCCAATCGAAAACCAAACCAAAAAGAAATTTATGCTCATGCGAAGCTGCTCGATTACCAAATTGA